The following are encoded in a window of Limibacter armeniacum genomic DNA:
- a CDS encoding DUF4249 domain-containing protein, protein MNYISKTKSLKRSYVGVLLLLILSLTSCDENFMTRDVDPNLLPEFESKVAVFGVISPQLPTIDISLSSNVPIIGTQRDMHYGEKKVITDATVKISDGIDEVILPYDSDMLLYSILQESFPIVEGNTYTVNITTQGGLQLTAKCTVPKANPIAEMELEQKADFYSIRVIWNDKSGEENYYRVGAWVGELYDDGITQTTYWNESYFDQYLFSDTNRDGEMLRAQSEYYGYKETNSPLKAKLLTVDRNYYLYHKDLEYYWEVDDNPFAEPKNIYTNIEGDGIGMFGAFSETELNSNN, encoded by the coding sequence ATGAATTATATATCTAAGACAAAAAGCTTAAAACGAAGCTATGTAGGTGTTCTGCTGTTATTGATATTGAGCCTGACAAGCTGTGATGAAAACTTTATGACCAGAGATGTTGACCCAAATCTGTTACCGGAGTTTGAAAGTAAAGTAGCTGTATTTGGTGTAATCAGTCCTCAACTCCCTACAATTGATATTTCACTGTCAAGTAATGTTCCTATAATAGGAACACAACGAGACATGCACTATGGAGAGAAAAAGGTAATCACTGATGCCACTGTAAAGATATCGGATGGGATAGATGAAGTAATATTACCTTATGATAGTGATATGCTGTTATACAGTATCTTACAGGAAAGCTTCCCGATTGTAGAAGGAAATACTTACACTGTTAATATAACAACGCAAGGAGGGTTACAGCTTACGGCAAAATGTACAGTGCCAAAGGCAAACCCAATAGCAGAGATGGAGTTGGAGCAAAAAGCAGATTTTTATAGTATTAGGGTGATTTGGAATGACAAATCGGGAGAAGAAAATTACTATAGAGTGGGTGCATGGGTAGGCGAGTTGTATGATGACGGTATCACCCAAACCACTTATTGGAATGAATCCTATTTTGACCAATATCTTTTCTCAGATACAAACCGTGATGGTGAGATGCTAAGGGCGCAAAGTGAATATTATGGTTATAAAGAGACGAATTCACCACTGAAAGCCAAACTGTTAACTGTAGACAGAAATTACTATCTCTACCACAAAGACTTGGAGTATTATTGGGAGGTAGATGATAATCCTTTTGCAGAACCAAAAAACATATACACTAATATTGAAGGAGATGGGATAGGGATGTTTGGGGCTTTTAGTGAAACGGAGTTGAATAGTAACAATTAG
- a CDS encoding WG repeat-containing protein: MIKSLEKGDFERVKKKVDKNLEKEALNVEAAYLLTLYYADKRNTGAYQLDSAYKFVRVGLGLFDQLDTETKTEFAEDGFTNETLTTVKERIESTAFSQADSLYTEESFRDFVLRFPEAQQLKEAKSLRDSLAFVQAEQEDTYQSYQQFIDKYPDAVQKPDAEKRYDKLLYTDKTRLGSKSAYADFIRDYPNSPFKSEADRKLFDLLTFDHKEESYQEYVRQFPDYAYAALAWEFLWYKYTDKKAFFKFYPDSPAKYKKLATVDSLKYYPYYSAESETFGFFDHKGVMQVKPSAVKIPEDYLCEGVQEDYIIFSDGTKQGTYNKIGEQCLRVEYDAIEPFSQDILRVRIGDKWGLIHKSGFEMMPCKYNKIEPLTEGLVKVSNNKKWGVSTCYDRLLLPEDHDYIESTQGTIFILKSGNKVGVIKESDLLYAENSITVQYPYDDAEKIKRGFIEVEKQEQVSVLNALGEVVIPFTDEIIETEEGWLVYKDSTVTILDHFGNRINENVFEKAIEGPSYYAVKQKGQWGVMNFDGVVFIDVTYDTLSFLGKKGILLEKGDEKLGYFDGEQLVPLSKYNRIKVEVGRKLEGEVYREVPYIIAEAKNRKMQLLSENGEIILKPRYNDINIINEELVMVKSGSKRGLFDLAGKRVVSEEYDGIASNAPGLYSIFKQEKFGLYHHWKGVTIPPSYDVLLKPYGNSDSVFIAKKGNYGLIDIQDEPIVDFEYDELKYWNDSVALVHHSGKWKLLNIKGKYFLPEVFESFRLVKETDDETVLITYRSTGYGVLSNKRGRIIIEEFSDIINLGTVEEPIYFVERSISQVGLYVILYFDKDGKLLKENILRERAYQNIVCPE, from the coding sequence TTGATCAAATCACTTGAGAAGGGTGATTTCGAGCGGGTAAAGAAAAAAGTAGACAAAAATCTGGAAAAAGAAGCTCTAAATGTTGAAGCTGCTTACTTATTGACTTTATACTATGCAGACAAAAGGAATACAGGTGCCTATCAGTTGGACTCTGCTTATAAGTTTGTAAGGGTAGGGCTGGGGCTATTTGATCAGCTAGATACTGAAACAAAGACGGAGTTTGCTGAGGATGGCTTTACCAATGAAACATTGACCACCGTTAAAGAGCGAATAGAGTCAACAGCTTTTTCGCAAGCAGACTCATTATATACAGAGGAGTCTTTCAGAGATTTTGTCTTACGCTTTCCTGAAGCCCAACAATTGAAAGAAGCAAAGTCTCTTCGGGATAGTTTGGCTTTTGTACAGGCAGAGCAGGAAGATACTTATCAAAGTTATCAGCAATTTATAGACAAATACCCTGATGCTGTCCAGAAACCTGATGCTGAAAAGCGTTATGATAAGCTACTTTATACAGATAAGACAAGATTGGGTAGCAAAAGTGCATATGCTGACTTTATAAGGGATTATCCTAATAGTCCATTCAAGTCTGAAGCCGATCGTAAGCTTTTTGACCTATTGACTTTTGACCACAAGGAAGAAAGCTATCAGGAGTACGTACGTCAATTCCCCGATTATGCATATGCCGCTTTAGCATGGGAGTTTTTGTGGTATAAGTATACAGACAAGAAAGCCTTTTTTAAGTTTTACCCTGATTCACCTGCCAAATACAAGAAGCTAGCAACAGTAGATAGCTTAAAGTACTACCCCTATTACAGTGCAGAGAGTGAGACCTTTGGTTTTTTTGATCATAAAGGAGTGATGCAAGTAAAGCCATCGGCTGTCAAAATTCCGGAAGACTACTTGTGTGAAGGAGTGCAGGAAGATTATATCATTTTCAGTGATGGAACAAAGCAAGGCACCTATAATAAGATAGGTGAACAATGCTTGCGAGTAGAATATGATGCGATTGAACCATTCAGTCAGGATATTTTAAGAGTAAGGATAGGCGATAAGTGGGGCTTGATACATAAGAGTGGGTTTGAGATGATGCCTTGCAAGTACAATAAGATTGAACCACTGACGGAAGGTTTGGTAAAAGTCAGTAACAATAAGAAGTGGGGAGTGTCTACATGTTATGATCGTTTGCTATTACCGGAAGACCATGATTATATAGAAAGCACTCAAGGTACTATTTTCATTTTGAAGTCAGGTAATAAGGTAGGAGTCATCAAGGAGTCGGATTTATTGTATGCTGAAAATAGTATTACGGTACAGTATCCTTATGACGATGCAGAAAAGATCAAGCGTGGTTTTATAGAGGTAGAAAAACAAGAGCAAGTCTCTGTATTGAATGCCTTGGGAGAGGTTGTGATACCATTTACGGACGAAATTATTGAGACAGAAGAAGGTTGGCTAGTTTATAAGGACTCTACAGTAACCATATTAGACCATTTTGGTAACCGGATTAATGAGAATGTTTTTGAGAAAGCAATTGAAGGGCCTTCTTATTATGCTGTAAAACAGAAAGGGCAATGGGGGGTGATGAACTTTGATGGGGTGGTTTTCATTGATGTGACTTATGATACTTTATCCTTTTTAGGTAAGAAGGGCATTTTGCTTGAAAAAGGAGATGAAAAACTGGGTTATTTTGACGGAGAACAGTTAGTGCCACTTTCCAAGTATAATCGAATTAAGGTAGAAGTAGGTCGCAAGCTGGAAGGAGAGGTGTATAGAGAGGTACCTTATATAATAGCAGAAGCTAAAAATCGAAAAATGCAGCTTCTTTCTGAAAATGGAGAGATCATTCTGAAGCCACGTTACAATGATATCAATATTATTAATGAGGAGTTGGTAATGGTAAAGTCAGGAAGTAAAAGGGGGTTGTTTGATTTGGCGGGTAAAAGAGTAGTTTCTGAAGAATATGATGGTATAGCAAGTAATGCGCCGGGGCTTTATTCAATTTTTAAGCAAGAGAAGTTTGGTTTGTATCATCATTGGAAAGGAGTTACAATTCCTCCTTCATATGATGTCTTATTAAAACCTTATGGCAATTCAGATAGTGTTTTTATTGCTAAAAAGGGAAACTACGGACTAATTGATATACAAGATGAGCCTATTGTTGATTTTGAATACGATGAATTGAAGTATTGGAATGACTCTGTTGCATTAGTTCATCATAGTGGAAAGTGGAAATTGTTGAATATAAAAGGTAAGTACTTTTTGCCTGAAGTATTTGAATCCTTTCGTTTGGTCAAGGAAACGGATGACGAAACAGTATTGATTACTTATAGAAGTACTGGATACGGTGTATTAAGTAATAAGAGAGGAAGGATTATTATTGAAGAGTTCTCTGATATAATAAACCTAGGTACAGTAGAAGAACCCATATACTTTGTAGAACGATCGATTAGTCAAGTAGGACTATATGTAATACTTTACTTTGATAAGGATGGTAAACTGCTAAAGGAAAATATTCTTAGAGAAAGGGCTTATCAGAACATAGTTTGCCCTGAATGA
- a CDS encoding SpoIIAA family protein, whose product MIEQIKTFDSNTLAFDVIEGFTEVDEKLFQKFFEKKLEQGYEQVNILVKLDELKITESSIKAFMEDIIWTFRNYKKMGNIAVVAHSRILKALVPIDNLFFQRLKEGREERYFDVSQLDEAMKFVDSKA is encoded by the coding sequence ATGATTGAACAAATCAAGACTTTCGATTCCAATACGTTGGCATTTGATGTGATTGAAGGGTTTACAGAAGTTGATGAGAAACTTTTCCAGAAGTTTTTTGAGAAGAAACTGGAACAGGGCTATGAGCAGGTTAATATTTTAGTGAAGTTGGATGAGCTGAAAATTACGGAGAGTAGCATCAAGGCATTTATGGAGGATATCATCTGGACATTCCGCAATTACAAGAAGATGGGGAATATTGCGGTTGTGGCACATTCCAGAATACTGAAAGCATTGGTGCCTATTGATAACCTGTTTTTCCAACGGTTGAAAGAAGGTAGGGAGGAGCGGTACTTTGATGTGTCACAACTGGATGAGGCTATGAAGTTTGTCGATTCGAAAGCATAA
- a CDS encoding TonB-dependent receptor: MNKILTLLFLVSCLIGNRSIAQTAPSNTYTISGYVKEQGSGELLPGVTIYDADLQQGTSTNTYGFFSLTLPEGKRRIVVSFIGYQKQVKELSLTGDIQWEVQLEEDAVQLEEVQVVATQQEKVSERTEMSVVGVPVAQIQEIPAFLGEKDVMKVLQLMPGVQSGREGSSGIYVRGGGSDQNLLILDDAVVYNADHLFGFFSVFNGDALKSVELYKGGFPARFGGRLSSVLKMDMKDGNKEEFQGKAAIGLISSSLMVEGPLSEGKSSFLISGRRTYIDVLARPLMPADDKGGYYFYDLNAKVNYDFGPKNKLYLSGYFGRDVFYTRYNGDGNKSQGGVNWGNATGTLRWNHLFNNQLFANTTLVFSDYKFGIDSEEEEQDYTYELQYFSRIRDLSLKYDVDYLPNPRHHIRIGAQLTRHSFAPSALVLRDTYSDIDVNNQVFTNTFEGGLYIEDTYKPFPLLTINTGLRLSAFKHKNTQYFKPEPRVNISYRVADDLALKGSYAMMNQYIHRLSNTGIGLPTDLWVTSTENVAPQTSQQVALGLAKDFNESNLALTVEGYYKRSDNVIQYKEGATFLFIDDPESAYEGVDWENNITRGKGTSYGMEFMLQRKVGKLSGWVGYTLSWAKMHFPELNNGKEFFANQDRRHDLSIVSVYKPTKKVTLSATWVYGTGAPVNMAISTYVADQHNPSPDNASPQSPTYGYYAEVNYFGEKNNFRMAPYHRLDFAARFHKEKKRGTRTWEIGIYNLYNRRNPFFYFTDDTYNSDGTRTRKLKQVSLFPILPSISYRFDF; this comes from the coding sequence ATGAATAAAATCTTAACCCTTTTATTTTTAGTGTCATGCCTGATAGGCAACCGCAGTATTGCGCAAACAGCTCCATCCAATACCTATACCATTAGCGGCTATGTCAAGGAGCAAGGTAGCGGAGAATTATTACCAGGAGTTACCATTTATGATGCCGACTTACAGCAAGGAACCTCAACCAATACTTATGGCTTTTTCTCTTTGACTTTACCTGAAGGGAAAAGGAGGATTGTGGTGTCTTTTATAGGTTATCAGAAACAGGTAAAAGAACTTTCTCTGACAGGAGATATTCAATGGGAAGTACAGCTCGAAGAAGATGCTGTACAACTGGAAGAAGTACAGGTTGTCGCTACACAGCAGGAGAAAGTAAGTGAAAGGACAGAGATGAGCGTAGTAGGGGTGCCTGTTGCACAGATTCAGGAGATCCCAGCTTTTCTTGGTGAAAAAGATGTAATGAAAGTATTGCAGCTGATGCCTGGAGTACAGTCTGGCAGGGAAGGAAGTAGCGGGATTTATGTACGTGGAGGTGGCAGCGACCAGAACCTCTTGATTCTGGATGATGCCGTGGTCTATAATGCAGATCACCTTTTCGGTTTTTTCTCTGTTTTTAATGGCGATGCACTAAAGAGTGTGGAACTCTACAAGGGTGGATTCCCTGCAAGATTTGGAGGCAGACTTTCATCCGTATTGAAAATGGATATGAAAGATGGTAACAAGGAAGAGTTTCAGGGCAAAGCAGCCATTGGGTTGATATCTTCAAGCTTGATGGTAGAAGGACCGCTTTCTGAAGGCAAATCTTCCTTCCTGATATCAGGTCGTCGGACGTATATAGATGTGTTGGCTCGTCCACTAATGCCAGCTGATGACAAAGGAGGCTATTATTTCTATGACCTGAATGCAAAAGTTAATTATGACTTTGGCCCAAAGAACAAGCTATACCTGAGTGGTTATTTTGGCAGGGATGTTTTTTATACAAGGTATAATGGAGATGGGAATAAAAGTCAAGGTGGTGTTAACTGGGGAAATGCCACAGGAACACTTCGCTGGAATCACCTTTTCAATAACCAGCTTTTTGCAAACACTACTTTAGTTTTCAGTGATTACAAATTCGGAATTGACTCAGAGGAAGAAGAACAAGATTATACCTACGAATTGCAATACTTTTCCCGTATTCGTGACCTGTCACTGAAGTATGATGTGGATTACTTGCCCAACCCAAGGCACCATATCCGTATCGGGGCACAACTCACAAGACATTCATTTGCTCCATCTGCATTGGTATTAAGAGATACATACAGTGATATAGATGTCAATAACCAGGTTTTTACCAACACCTTTGAAGGAGGCCTTTATATAGAGGATACTTATAAACCATTTCCGCTATTGACGATTAATACAGGGCTACGGTTGAGTGCCTTTAAGCATAAGAATACACAGTACTTCAAGCCTGAACCTAGAGTGAATATTTCTTACCGTGTAGCAGATGATTTGGCCCTAAAAGGCTCTTATGCAATGATGAACCAGTACATCCACCGACTGAGCAATACAGGCATTGGCTTGCCAACTGACCTTTGGGTGACATCTACAGAAAATGTAGCTCCGCAAACCTCCCAACAAGTAGCACTTGGATTGGCAAAGGATTTCAATGAGTCGAATCTGGCATTGACCGTAGAGGGCTATTACAAGAGGTCTGACAATGTAATTCAATATAAAGAAGGGGCAACGTTCTTGTTTATTGATGATCCTGAAAGTGCTTATGAAGGAGTAGACTGGGAAAACAATATTACCAGAGGTAAAGGAACCTCATACGGTATGGAGTTTATGCTACAGCGAAAGGTAGGGAAACTATCAGGTTGGGTAGGCTATACATTATCATGGGCAAAAATGCATTTTCCAGAGCTAAATAACGGAAAAGAATTTTTCGCCAACCAGGATCGTAGACATGACCTTTCGATCGTGTCTGTATATAAACCAACTAAAAAGGTAACACTTTCAGCTACGTGGGTTTATGGTACTGGAGCACCTGTAAATATGGCAATCAGTACTTACGTGGCAGATCAGCACAATCCAAGTCCAGACAATGCTTCACCACAGTCGCCAACCTACGGTTACTATGCAGAGGTCAATTACTTTGGGGAGAAAAATAACTTCAGGATGGCTCCTTACCACAGACTTGACTTTGCGGCACGCTTCCATAAGGAGAAAAAGCGAGGTACACGTACATGGGAAATAGGAATCTATAACCTGTATAACCGCAGAAACCCATTCTTCTATTTTACCGATGATACTTACAATTCAGATGGAACACGTACTCGAAAGCTGAAACAAGTATCACTCTTCCCAATACTTCCATCTATCTCTTACCGATTTGATTTTTAA
- a CDS encoding ABC transporter permease: MLTLFTFSPKRIKQAYKNAIDAFIGQNFIKILSNISMIGVGFGTAALVIVLSFFNGMEGVITGMYNRHNPELLITPHKGKGFAFDEKLQHTIESIEGIDAITEVIEDNALLIFGDKQKVINMKGVSDNYALQTQFDTTVVLGEPLLEKNGIPYILVGSGVYQELSVRLKDRIRLIQFWYPKRDFQGSMSPETAFNRAYIQAGGVFLAEPQFDQNTVIVPLSFAQKLLEYGNKVTALEIKPTQGYSAQDIQEQLESKIGEDFVIKTRKEQQSNILRALEIEKLFAFLTFVVILGIASFNVFFSLAMLAIEKKHDIQMLFAMGGTKKMIRNIFLLEGSIVAFMGAGLGLSFGFIVCFLQDKYKVITTGTFNTLMDAYPVEMRWQDFLTIGGVILFITVVASIVPANNASKQVS, from the coding sequence TTGCTAACGCTGTTTACATTTTCGCCTAAACGCATCAAGCAGGCTTACAAGAATGCGATTGATGCTTTTATAGGGCAGAACTTTATTAAGATACTTTCCAATATCTCTATGATAGGGGTAGGCTTTGGTACAGCCGCTTTAGTAATCGTATTATCTTTCTTCAATGGTATGGAAGGCGTTATTACAGGCATGTACAATCGTCATAACCCCGAGCTGCTTATTACACCACATAAGGGAAAAGGCTTTGCCTTTGATGAAAAGCTACAACATACAATTGAAAGCATTGAAGGTATTGATGCCATAACAGAAGTTATTGAAGACAATGCACTGCTTATATTTGGAGACAAGCAGAAAGTCATCAACATGAAAGGGGTTTCTGATAACTATGCCTTACAAACACAGTTTGACACAACAGTAGTATTAGGAGAACCATTACTAGAAAAAAATGGGATACCATATATATTGGTTGGTTCAGGCGTATATCAAGAACTCAGTGTGAGACTCAAAGACAGAATCAGACTAATCCAGTTTTGGTACCCTAAAAGGGACTTTCAAGGCAGTATGTCTCCAGAAACCGCTTTTAACCGTGCCTACATTCAAGCAGGCGGTGTGTTTCTGGCAGAGCCTCAGTTTGATCAGAATACGGTAATTGTACCTCTTTCCTTTGCTCAAAAGCTTTTGGAGTATGGCAATAAGGTAACTGCCCTTGAAATTAAGCCAACTCAAGGTTACTCCGCTCAGGATATTCAGGAGCAACTAGAAAGTAAAATTGGAGAGGATTTCGTCATTAAAACAAGGAAAGAGCAACAATCCAATATCCTAAGGGCGTTGGAAATCGAAAAGCTCTTTGCATTCCTGACGTTTGTCGTCATCTTGGGAATTGCGTCCTTCAATGTATTCTTCTCCTTAGCAATGCTGGCAATTGAAAAGAAACATGATATTCAAATGCTATTTGCGATGGGAGGAACTAAAAAGATGATTCGTAATATTTTCCTGCTAGAAGGCTCCATTGTTGCTTTCATGGGTGCAGGACTAGGACTTAGCTTTGGGTTTATCGTCTGCTTTTTACAGGATAAATATAAAGTGATCACCACAGGTACCTTTAACACGTTGATGGATGCCTACCCTGTAGAAATGCGTTGGCAAGACTTCCTGACAATTGGCGGCGTCATTCTGTTTATTACAGTAGTTGCCTCTATTGTCCCTGCCAATAATGCCAGCAAACAAGTAAGTTAG
- a CDS encoding YihY/virulence factor BrkB family protein, which yields MKKTFNYKDIPYLLKETYKEWDNDDPFGRSAAIAYYTIFSLPGLLIIIVTVAGMVYGEEAVQGALSDQIADMVGGKAAKEVENIIAKSKVEANFTLATFIGIGTLLFGATGLFVQLQKALNHIWGVKVKDSAGYMKLVMDRVTSLGIIIMIGFLLMVSLVLSTAISAFSDLISTYFSESLVIVSHLLNIALSLAIITLLFATIFKVLPDVDVTWKMVWKGALITAILFTLGKFGIGVYLGTSKPDSAFGAAGSIILILLWVSYSCLILFFGAEFTQVYSRTYGRGIQPSSHAERTPAFKLKNGEVDIEY from the coding sequence ATGAAAAAAACATTCAATTATAAGGATATCCCTTACTTACTGAAAGAAACTTATAAGGAGTGGGATAATGATGACCCTTTTGGTAGAAGTGCCGCAATAGCCTACTATACGATCTTTTCTTTACCAGGACTTTTGATCATTATAGTAACAGTAGCAGGGATGGTATATGGAGAAGAAGCTGTACAAGGAGCTTTATCTGATCAGATAGCGGATATGGTTGGTGGAAAAGCAGCGAAAGAAGTTGAAAACATTATAGCCAAGTCGAAGGTGGAAGCCAATTTTACCTTAGCCACATTTATTGGTATAGGGACATTGCTTTTTGGTGCAACGGGTTTGTTTGTTCAGTTACAGAAAGCACTTAATCATATATGGGGAGTTAAGGTGAAGGATTCGGCGGGTTATATGAAGCTGGTTATGGATAGAGTGACTTCGTTGGGAATTATCATTATGATTGGATTTCTATTAATGGTCTCTTTAGTTCTCTCAACGGCTATATCAGCTTTCAGTGACTTGATTTCGACCTATTTTTCAGAGTCATTGGTCATTGTCTCTCACCTTTTGAACATTGCATTGTCATTGGCAATCATTACACTGCTTTTTGCGACCATATTCAAGGTACTTCCAGATGTAGATGTTACATGGAAGATGGTTTGGAAAGGAGCATTGATTACAGCAATCCTATTTACGTTAGGCAAGTTCGGTATTGGGGTGTATTTAGGTACGTCCAAGCCAGATTCTGCTTTTGGTGCCGCAGGTTCCATTATATTAATATTGTTGTGGGTATCTTATTCTTGTCTTATCCTGTTTTTTGGAGCAGAGTTTACACAGGTATATTCTCGTACATACGGAAGAGGAATTCAGCCTTCTAGCCATGCTGAGCGGACACCTGCCTTTAAGCTGAAAAATGGAGAAGTAGACATAGAGTATTAG
- a CDS encoding alanine racemase, producing MINKPTLLLDEGKCRSNIHQMVSKARRNNVILRPHFKTHQSHEIGQWFREEGIDKITVSSLTMAQYFAQDGWNDITVAFPTNILEIETINELAKKITLRLVVESLETVTFLAKHLTAPIHGWIKIDAGYHRTGISATNYDGISALMFAMDDADKITLDGFLLHAGHSYACRSKEAIIDIHHQSIEALDTLKKHFDHRYPPLKLSLGDTPTCSVAEDFSLVDEIRPGNFVFYDVTQSQIGSCALEQIAIAMACPVVAIHKDRNEVIVYGGSVHFSKDTIDDNGVDTFGVMVETKSNGWGDVIHGAYMKKLSQEHGTIHMPSEKITQIKVGDIVTLLPVHACTTSNLMRSYQTTADERHIARMSSL from the coding sequence ATGATTAACAAACCAACACTGCTTCTTGACGAGGGAAAATGCAGAAGCAATATCCATCAGATGGTCAGCAAAGCCCGACGAAACAATGTCATACTCCGTCCACACTTCAAGACACATCAGTCACATGAAATTGGACAATGGTTTAGAGAAGAAGGCATTGATAAGATTACGGTATCCTCCCTTACTATGGCGCAATACTTTGCACAGGATGGATGGAATGACATTACAGTCGCCTTCCCAACCAATATCTTGGAAATTGAAACCATCAATGAATTAGCTAAAAAGATCACACTCCGTCTGGTAGTCGAATCGCTTGAAACCGTTACTTTCCTTGCTAAACACCTAACTGCACCTATTCATGGATGGATCAAGATAGATGCAGGTTATCACCGCACAGGTATTAGTGCCACAAATTACGATGGTATCTCAGCACTTATGTTTGCAATGGATGATGCTGACAAAATTACATTGGATGGCTTCCTATTACATGCAGGACACAGCTATGCTTGCCGCAGTAAAGAAGCGATCATAGATATCCATCATCAGAGTATAGAAGCTCTTGACACTCTGAAGAAGCACTTTGACCACCGTTATCCACCATTAAAACTCTCCTTGGGAGATACACCAACATGTAGTGTTGCGGAAGACTTTAGTTTGGTAGATGAAATTCGTCCCGGAAACTTCGTCTTTTACGATGTTACACAAAGTCAAATCGGGTCATGCGCTCTCGAGCAAATTGCGATTGCTATGGCTTGCCCTGTAGTAGCCATTCATAAAGACAGGAATGAAGTCATTGTTTATGGTGGCAGTGTACACTTCTCTAAAGACACAATAGATGATAATGGGGTCGATACTTTTGGCGTAATGGTAGAAACAAAAAGTAATGGGTGGGGAGATGTAATCCATGGAGCCTATATGAAAAAGCTCTCGCAGGAGCATGGTACTATCCATATGCCTAGTGAAAAGATTACCCAAATAAAAGTAGGAGACATTGTCACTCTCTTGCCTGTTCATGCCTGTACAACAAGCAACCTGATGAGGAGCTATCAAACTACAGCGGATGAAAGGCATATTGCCCGAATGAGTAGCTTATAA
- a CDS encoding endonuclease V: protein MKLAFDVQYYDTHAKAVCIRFLDWKDDEPFDIIIKEIKEVAAYVPGEFYKRELPCIMAILDELLLSEVDMIVVDGYVFLDDKKKLGLGGYLYQTLGKKIPVIGVAKSPFHQNKTQVREVYRGDSKKPLYVSAIGEDVDVAAVFVKHMDGDYRMPTLLQLLDSKTKEK, encoded by the coding sequence ATGAAACTTGCATTCGATGTTCAGTACTACGATACACATGCAAAGGCGGTGTGTATTCGCTTTTTGGATTGGAAGGATGATGAGCCTTTTGATATCATTATTAAAGAAATAAAAGAGGTGGCAGCGTACGTGCCTGGAGAGTTTTATAAAAGGGAACTGCCTTGCATCATGGCGATTTTGGATGAATTGCTGCTTTCTGAGGTTGATATGATTGTCGTTGATGGCTATGTTTTTCTGGATGACAAGAAAAAGCTAGGGTTAGGCGGATACCTATATCAGACTTTAGGGAAAAAGATACCTGTTATAGGGGTAGCTAAGTCTCCTTTTCACCAAAACAAAACTCAAGTAAGAGAAGTGTATAGAGGAGACAGTAAGAAACCACTTTACGTTTCAGCTATTGGAGAAGATGTGGATGTCGCAGCTGTTTTTGTAAAACATATGGATGGTGATTACAGAATGCCAACTTTGCTTCAGTTATTGGACAGTAAAACCAAGGAAAAGTAA